One Oryza glaberrima chromosome 10, OglaRS2, whole genome shotgun sequence DNA segment encodes these proteins:
- the LOC127786385 gene encoding rab escort protein 1-like isoform X1, whose translation MAEAPAHDYPTIEPTSFDVVICGTGLPESVLAAACAAAGKTVLHVDPNPFYGSLYSSVPLPSFLSPDPSSVPLSPSGDDSHTVVDLHRRNIYSEVETSGAAPEPSRRFTVDLVGPRVLYCADEAVGLLLRSGGSHHVEFKSVEGGSLLYWEGQLYPVPDSRQAIFNDTATLKLTEKTVLFRFFELVRAHIAAADEDGEGEEASDKISEEDLDLPFVEYLKKHRLPPKLRAVVLYAIAMADYDQDTDCCEKLLTTREGIQTIALYSSSIGRFANAQGAFIYPMYGHGELPQAFCRCAAVKGALYVLRMPISALLMDEERKNFLGARLTSGQDILCQQLILDPSYKVPILDASSDGSDSNLLRKVARGICIISKSVKQDSSNLLIVFPPKSLEEQQIAAIRGLQLSSNLAVCPPGMFMVYLSTPCADTSTGKQLIKKAIDALFAPQASDSLEGHLEETSENNEDLKPTVIWSCVYVQEITEGTSSSLLSCPTPDEHLDYRSILDSSKKLFADIYPNEEFLPKKSAAVYANDDSDSAE comes from the exons cgccgccgggaagacCGTCCTCCACGTCGACCCCAACCCGTTCTACGGCTCCCTCTACTCCTCCGTCCCGCTgccctccttcctctcccctgACCCCTCCTCCGTTCCCCTTTCCCCCTCCGGCGACGATTCGCATACCGTTGTCGATCTCCACCGCCGCAACATCTACTCGGAGGTCGAGACCTcgggggcggcgccggagccgtcGAGGCGATTCACCGTCGACCTGGTCGGCCCCAGGGTGCTGTACTGCGCCGACGAGGCCGTGGGCCTTCTCCTGAGGTCGGGGGGAAGCCACCATGTGGAGTTCAAGAGCGTGGAGGGGGGCAGTCTCCTCTACTGGGAGGGCCAGCTCTACCCGGTGCCGGACTCGCGGCAGGCCATCTTCAATGACACCGCCACCCTCAAGCTTACAGAgaagaccgtcctgtttaggttCTTCGAGCTTGTGCGGGCACACATTGCTGCTGCCGATGAGGACGGAGAGGGTGAAGAAGCTTCTGATAAGATATCCGAGGAAGATCTGGACCTCCCCTTCGTGGAGTATCTCAAGAAACATCGGCTTCCACCCAAGCTGAGAGC GGTTGTGCTCTATGCAATTGCAATGGCAGATTATGATCAAGACACTGACTGTTGCGAGAAATTGCTGACTACGAGAGAGGGAATCCAGACCATTGCTCTATACTCCTCGTCCATTGGGAG GTTTGCTAATGCACAAGGTGCTTTCATTTATCCGATGTATGGGCATGGTGAACTGCCTCAAGCTTTCTGTCGCTGTGCTGCTGTTAAGGGTGCACTATAT GTGTTGCGGATGCCAATATCTGCACTTCTTATGGATGAG GAAAGGAAGAATTTTTTAGGTGCCAGATTAACATCCGGTCAGGATATTTTGTGCCAGCAGTTGATACTTGACCCATCATACAAAGTCCCTATTCTGGATGCCTCATCTGATGGTTCAGACTCAAACTTGCTGAGAAAAGTTGCGAGGGGTATATGCATAATTAGCAAATCTGTGAAACAGGATTCATCAAATCTTCTAATTGTTTTCCCACCGAAAT CATTAGAAGAGCAGCAGATTGCAGCTATACGGGGTCTTCAGTTGAGCAGCAATCTAGCAGTATGCCCTCCTGGAAT GTTTATGGTGTATCTGTCTACCCCGTGTGCTGATACCTCTACTGGAAAACAACTCATAAAAAAGGCAATAGATGCTCTATTCGCTCCACAGGCTTCAGATTCTTTGGAAGGCCACTTGGAGGAAACTAGTGAAAATAATGAGGACTTGAAGCCGACAGTAATTTGGAGCTGTGTGTATGTTCAAGAGATCACGGAG GGAACATCTAGTTCTTTATTGTCGTGCCCTACACCTGATGAACATCTGGACTACCGGAGTATACTGGATTCATCAAAAAAG TTATTCGCAGATATTTATCCTAATGAAGAATTCTTGCCTAAAAAGTCAGCTGCTGTATATGCTAATGATGACTCTGATTCTGCTGAGTAA
- the LOC127786385 gene encoding rab escort protein 1-like isoform X2, whose amino-acid sequence MAEAPAHDYPTIEPTSFDVVICGTGLPESVLAAACAAAGKTVLHVDPNPFYGSLYSSVPLPSFLSPDPSSVPLSPSGDDSHTVVDLHRRNIYSEVETSGAAPEPSRRFTVDLVGPRVLYCADEAVGLLLRSGGSHHVEFKSVEGGSLLYWEGQLYPVPDSRQAIFNDTATLKLTEKTVLFRFFELVRAHIAAADEDGEGEEASDKISEEDLDLPFVEYLKKHRLPPKLRAVVLYAIAMADYDQDTDCCEKLLTTREGIQTIALYSSSIGRFANAQGAFIYPMYGHGELPQAFCRCAAVKGALYVLRMPISALLMDEERKNFLGARLTSGQDILCQQLILDPSYKVPILDASSDGSDSNLLRKVARGICIISKSVKQDSSNLLIVFPPKSLEEQQIAAIRGLQLSSNLASISLLGLWCICLPRVLIPLLENNS is encoded by the exons cgccgccgggaagacCGTCCTCCACGTCGACCCCAACCCGTTCTACGGCTCCCTCTACTCCTCCGTCCCGCTgccctccttcctctcccctgACCCCTCCTCCGTTCCCCTTTCCCCCTCCGGCGACGATTCGCATACCGTTGTCGATCTCCACCGCCGCAACATCTACTCGGAGGTCGAGACCTcgggggcggcgccggagccgtcGAGGCGATTCACCGTCGACCTGGTCGGCCCCAGGGTGCTGTACTGCGCCGACGAGGCCGTGGGCCTTCTCCTGAGGTCGGGGGGAAGCCACCATGTGGAGTTCAAGAGCGTGGAGGGGGGCAGTCTCCTCTACTGGGAGGGCCAGCTCTACCCGGTGCCGGACTCGCGGCAGGCCATCTTCAATGACACCGCCACCCTCAAGCTTACAGAgaagaccgtcctgtttaggttCTTCGAGCTTGTGCGGGCACACATTGCTGCTGCCGATGAGGACGGAGAGGGTGAAGAAGCTTCTGATAAGATATCCGAGGAAGATCTGGACCTCCCCTTCGTGGAGTATCTCAAGAAACATCGGCTTCCACCCAAGCTGAGAGC GGTTGTGCTCTATGCAATTGCAATGGCAGATTATGATCAAGACACTGACTGTTGCGAGAAATTGCTGACTACGAGAGAGGGAATCCAGACCATTGCTCTATACTCCTCGTCCATTGGGAG GTTTGCTAATGCACAAGGTGCTTTCATTTATCCGATGTATGGGCATGGTGAACTGCCTCAAGCTTTCTGTCGCTGTGCTGCTGTTAAGGGTGCACTATAT GTGTTGCGGATGCCAATATCTGCACTTCTTATGGATGAG GAAAGGAAGAATTTTTTAGGTGCCAGATTAACATCCGGTCAGGATATTTTGTGCCAGCAGTTGATACTTGACCCATCATACAAAGTCCCTATTCTGGATGCCTCATCTGATGGTTCAGACTCAAACTTGCTGAGAAAAGTTGCGAGGGGTATATGCATAATTAGCAAATCTGTGAAACAGGATTCATCAAATCTTCTAATTGTTTTCCCACCGAAAT CATTAGAAGAGCAGCAGATTGCAGCTATACGGGGTCTTCAGTTGAGCAGCAATCTAGCA TCAATCTCGCTTTTAGGTTTATGGTGTATCTGTCTACCCCGTGTGCTGATACCTCTACTGGAAAACAACTCATAA